The sequence CTGGAATGGGACGGTCTGAGTGAAGTACATGCTCAGGAGGGCTTTGACGTGCTTCATCAGTTGCTTTCGGTACTGATGCTCCCTGAAGTGCGCGAGGCACTGAAAGACCTGCCAGATGCCCCGGAGTATCCACAGCGGCGCAACCGCTCCTTTGAGGACTTCTCCCTGGCTGGTAGGCGGGCTTTGATGGAGCGGCTAGCCTATCTGGTACAGGAATGGCCCTGGCGGTTTTCAGGAGTGGTCAGGGAGGCGGGGTTGACCCGCAGGCCCCTGGTGGCCAACATGCCTCAGATTCCTTCCTGGTATGACGTAGTAGCTGAACAGTTCAGTCAGGCGAATGGACGGCGGGCCTATAAGGTGACTCCACTGGTGCCGCACCTGAGTTTGGCTGAGATTGCGGCTTGCCGGGATGCCGCCCCAACAGAGATTGAAAGACGGCGCTGGACAGTAATCTGGCATTACATGCAGCAGCCGCAAAAGCTGCTAGTGGCCCGGAAGTTAGGGCTGAGCTGGCAGTTTGTGCATAACACGGTGACTAAGTACAACGCGGTTGGACCAGAGTCGCTGATGGACGTGCGGCGAGGGCGGGAACTGCGCCGTAAGAGGCTACTGAATGCGGAGCAGGAACGGGATTTACGCGCCCTAATTGACTCTTCCCCCGAGCGGCTAAGCAATGAGCAGTTAGCCGACTGGTTTGAGGCTCAAATTGGCAAGCGCCCTGATGCAACAACATTGTGGATTTATCGACGGGGAGTGAGTCACTCGCGGTTGGGACGGAGGGCAAAAAGAGGAAGAAACTCTAGAAAGTGAAGGCGTGAGAAAACACCAAGGATTAATAGCCAAAATCTTTCTTGATAATGGAAATCAGGTCATCCGCAGTACGAGTCTGATTAAGTTTCAATGTCTGATACACGGCATCGGTCTGGAGCAGTTCTTTTTCAGAAGTTTCTTTACCGTTGTCTTCAAGATCTTTGCGAGTAGCGCAACCCAACATGTAAAGGTCAATGTAACCTTGCTCGAAGTAATGGGAAGACTTGGAAGGAAAAGTACGGGCGTTCGCATCCGTAGCGAGCGTACGATCCCTTAGGATGAAAACGGGCTGGAAATAATAGTCCCTCTTCTCCTCACCAGATTTGTTAGCCGTGGAGTACCAGCCAAGGAGCCTGAACTGGGGGATCACCCGAGCTGGCGTAGGCAGAAACAGTGCGATAGAGGAGCGCACTTCAACGATTTTCTCTGTGTCGCCACGCTTGAGTTGGATGTCAAACAGGTCATTACGCTCAAAGTTGTCAGTTCTAATGTCATCGTAGCGGACAACTTCAATCTCCTCGGGAAGCTGTTCCCGAAGAATCTGGGCTGTAAAGGCATCTGCAGTAGTGCCGAGAATCTGCCGTGCCTCAATGACGATCAAAGGACGCTGCTGACCTCCGGGATCAGCAGCATGGGTGTAAGGTGCTTTGGCAAGTCCCTGCTGCTTAGCATGCTCGTAGAGAGCTTTTTGCTCGGAGTCCTGCAGATTGAAGCGGTACAGTTTACGCTGTTCCCCATTCACTTGCACCGTTTCAGTCTGGATAGTCATGCTTCAGGTTGTAGCACGTTACTCTTTAACCCAACAAGAGATTCCAGCAGGGTGGCAAAGTCAGGGAACCGCTCCGGCCCAATCAGTCCCGCGCGAAGCCGCCAAGCTGTAACTCCAGTGTTATTACGTTTGTTGAAGGTCTTGTCCCATTCACCGAGAGTGATCAAGCAGACGTGAATAGGTTTCTCCGAAACGGCACTTTCTAGAGCCATGATTTTTTTGCCTGCGTCCTGCTTGATGAGGTGATCCCCTTTGGGATCAATTAGCCAGATAGCATCCTCCGTCCACACGATAAAATCCGGGAAAAACCGCCTACTGGTGCCAGGTTCTAGTAGAGGAAGGGCATAACCGCCGTTTTCTGGATTTCGGCACCAAGGCCATCCGAGGTTATCAAGAGCCTGGGCACACTGGAGTTCCATCTCATTTAACCCACTGTAGGATGGATGAATGGAATGAATGAAAGTATTAGCGTTAGTGGTATCAGTGTAAACCATTGGAATTTCGGAGTGCAGGCCAGGTAAAGTGGAAATACGGACATGTTCTAAGAAAACTTCCACCACATTCTGGGCATCTTGCTCTATTTGCTTTGCTGCTCGGCTGCCAATCTGCACTCTGGCTGCAAATTTGGCATCCGAAAGGTCGCACACCGCCAGAGCGTCAGGATACTGGCGGTTAACAAATCTAGTGAAGAGCCATCTCACAGGAACGGCCATCGCATTGCCCTGTTCAGTCCAAATGACCCTCTCGATCTCGCTGGCCTCACCTACTTCCTGGGTAACACGAGCAACACGCCCACTGGCTTCATTATCACGATCATAGATACGAACGTCGTCAATGGCTTGCATGACGAAGTCGGCGGCAGGTTGCATGTCAAGCATTACTGTTGGGAGAACGACTTCTTCACGGGCTTCCTGAAGCTGTAGGGTACGCCTATCTCCACCTGTGGCTTTAATTTCAATGGATGGCATCTCGTTTGTTAGTTTCAACCTAACCTGTTTGAGCATATCCATAAATACGCCTGCCTCATCTACATGGATATAAAAGCCGCAGGCGTTGAGGCGTGGGTCAGGATAATGTTTACTTCCCGGTTGTCTGAGCACCCGTCCAATGATCTGCTCAATCTGGGTTTCTGAGCCCATACTCTTGTCTATATAGGCGAAATAGCATTCTGGATCATCCCAACCTTCCTGTAGGCTCAGGTTAAAAATGATGTGTTCGTAGTCCCCCTCAATGAAATCGGCATAGTCGTTTTCGCCACCTCGAAAGAGAATGAATTCATCCGGCAGGGGATGAGCACGGTTCACGTCAAGATTGCAATAAACAGCTATCTTTCGCGGATCTATTTCGCATTCGTTGACCAAATAGCGCCATATTCTAATTGGTGGTGCTTCCCGTGAAGTAAAAGGCTTAAGTTCATCGCCCTTGATGTTGGTCTTGCAAACGTAAATGCACTTCGGAGAGAAGTTCAAGTACAATTCTTCGGCTTTTGCCTGCAGTGCTGCATGATCTTCAATCATTGCAGCAATGGCAAGCTCCTCAGCAGTGGCATACCCTCCTAAGTGAATCTCTCGTTTAACCAGTTGAGCATCTAGTACGGCTTTGCTGTCCACTACCGTCCTAAAGTCTTCATTAGAGTAACCATTACGAGTTAGTAATTCGACGATTTCCCCCATTTTTCCAGGGAGTTTCGGTGTAGCTGAAGCCAGAACGATGGCGTCAGGCTTGAGTTCCATTAGAAGGTTGGCTTGTTGATCAGAAAGGTTATGCCCCTCGTCGTAGATGATGAGTAGGGGACGGCGATAGCCCTGCGCCGTTTTACGCTCAATGAGGCGTTCCCATAGCGAGGGGCCGCCCCTGTCAACCTGTGCCCCAAAGATCAACCTTTCTCCCCGTTCCTTACTGTTGAACGTGGCAACGGTACCAAGTAGCAAAAGCGCTGTAGAATCATCATCAATCAACTTTGGATCGCAGTTACTCAGCGGCGAGACGTAGAAACTCTCCAGCAAGTGATGGTATTTTCCACCATCTGTGAAATTTACAAAGGTTTGATCCACTACGACTTTGGCCTTGGACACCCACAGGACTATTGGCTCAATCGCTTGGCTTTGGCGCATTTGAGCAACAGCTTCCGCCAAAATAGGAGTTTTGCCCGCACCCGTGAGTGCCTGTAGAGTCTGATAGAAGGGCAAAGCACCATAACCCTTCTGACGAGGTCGTTCGGGGTCATGAATGAATGAGTGGAATCGTTGCGCCATGGTGTCTGCGGCAGCCTGTTGGAATTGAAAAAGCTCGATCACTCCTGAACCTCGTCTGAAATGTCTTCGTGGAACCCTATGCGACGTAGGATTTCATCCGGAATCTGGTAGAAAATGATGTTCTTAGCCATCAGGTGCGAAGTGCGAGCGTACACATGGTAAGGCTGCTTCAGTCCCTCATCGGCAGCTTCTTTGATGATATCAGTCATGATGCTTACTGACAGAGGCGTCTTAGCGTGGGGGCCGTCCCAGACGAGGAAGTACCCATTGTTGCTGATATCCTTAGCTACAAGATATTTATAGCCTTTGTGAGTTAACGTCTCTAGCATAGGGCCTTTGCGGTTTTTGTTGTCCCAGTGTGACATCAGGATGAGATCAACCATCTCCTCTCTCTGCATGGCAAGTACCGCATCATGGTCAATCTGTTTACAGCTAGTCTTGAAAGTGAAGCCCCCTGCAAGTGGTGGCTGTTTACCTTTAGCCCACTTGCCAGAAATCACTCTCTTCAAGCGCTCGGCTGTTAGTGTTCTAGCATAGGGATCGCCGCGTTCAGGACGACTCTGCTCAATCAGAATGAACTTGCGACTGCTACCAGTGTCATGATTCATCTTCAGAACGGCATGACCTGTCGTACCTGACCCAGCGAACGGATCAAGCACAAGTCCATTAGACGGACACCACAACTGGATAATCTTGGTGATCAATTTGAGTGGTTTGACCGTCTCAAAACCATGTCTTGAACCGATGATTTCAGCGAGTTCAGTAATCCCCGCCTGACTATGTCCACTCTCTGCATGAACCCAAGATTGACTTCCCAAGGTAAGTGGTTCTTCGTACTCTTCATCAGCCCAGAAGGTCAGCGGCACCTTGCCCTGCTTCACATCTTTGAGATAACGCTTCAAACTGGGTCGTCCCAGACCATCACTCAAAAAGATGACCTCAGGCCAAATTTCTGTTTCTCGGAAGTGATGTGCTCGTTTGGCAGCTTTAGCCACGATTTCTGGAGGGGTTTCCAGCTTACCGTTGAGTAGGGAAGTCCCCTTCAATACGAGTGATGGAAGTGTGGAATTTGGATCGGCGATCTCAACATATTGACTGCCATAGGCCTCTAGCGCTTTCTTAATTTCGGACTTTTTGCGTCGCCAACGGCCATTCCCTGCGGGATAATGAATCACGCCAGTGAAGGGGGACTGAATACCATAATCCTCCGGTTTGGCATGTGGCTTAGCGCCTAGGTCACCAGAGCGCCACACATGTGGGTCACCGTCAACACTGCGATAACGTGCATTCATGGATTCAGTCCGTTCAAGCAGGCCAGTTTTCGCTTTTTCACGTACTCGGGCATAAACCAGGACGTACTCAGTAGCCGTTGAGACATGAGCACTGTCGTTTTTCGCTGAATATGACTTTTGCCAATTGATGATCGCTAACCTATTGCTTTCACCGAAGGTGTCATCCATCAACATGCCAAGGCGGAAGAGTTCACGTTCGTCAATACACACTGCACATACTCCACCTGGGCGAAGCATAGCTTTCATCATCTCTAGGCGGGGGGCCATAAAGCGCATCCACTTAGTGTGACGGGCACCATCATCTGATGTAACTAATTGCCCAGGATCAGGATCGTTGGGATCATCGTTCCATCTATCGTTGTATCGGAAGTCGTTTCCAGTGTTATACGGTGGATCAGCGATGATCAGATCGACTTGGCCGCGATAACGGTAAAGCGAGGCCATGACCTGAAGATTATCGCCCTCAATCAATAGGTTTTCCAACTTGGCCTGTTTCGACCCCGCAGAAAATTCCTTCAAAATCTTCTGACTGCGCGGCTGTAACTTTCCAAGAATCCGGCGAACGCTCAGCCGTCCAGGATATTCCAAACGAATGCCAGACTCAGGAAGGTCAAGGTTGAGCTGATTGGTTGGTGCCAGCAGTGGCGCTGTTGAAACACCAATTAAATCTGGTGAAGGTTGTTCTTGCGGTGTAGATGGTCCGGTCATTTACCTCTCCGTTAATTGCAGAATATGCAACTAAATTCTGTTTTTAGCTGCGCCCTATTCTAGTCGAATCCTTGTGTTATCACAAGATTTATTATCCCGTCTGGCAGGCCGACCTCGCGGTTGCATAGTTGTCTTAAATTGCTCTACGTCTTGGCGGGAAAACAGATACTGCTTTCCTTTCCGAACATGAGAAAGACGTCCCCCGCGGGCATACTGTAATACTCGCTCAGTCGAGATTCCCAGTAGATGACCCGCCTCTTGTGCAGTGAGCACATCTTCCCAGTTATCCATTAGTCACCCTGGGCATTGGCAACGATTTCCGCGCACGTCCCGTCCCCACATGCCCTACGAGACAGCCCTGAATTTCCACACTCGTCGCTGGAACCACGATGGGCGCGTAGGCTGGATTCTCGCTGTGTAGCGACACCACGCCATTGAGTCGGTTCCATCTTTTCAGGGTAGCGGTGCTTACATCCGGCAGGAGCACCAGCACGATTTCACCTCTGAGGGGTTCGGCCTGGCTTGGACGGATAGCGACGAGGTCACCGTCGAAGATGCCTGCCCCGATCATACTGTCGCCAGAGACGGGCAGTAGGAAATCTCCTGGTTTGAGGTCAAGGACATCCTCTAGGCGGGTGACATAGCGTTGGATTTCCCCTTCCGCCAGAATGGGATGCCCTGCGGCGACAGTTCCAAGTACGGGATAACTATGTTCCGTTAGCTTTCGCCCTTCCTCGGTCAGAGTAATTAATGCTCGCTGACGATCACTGGCTTCGTAATGGATAAGGCCCTTATCACGCAGGGCCAGTAGGTATTGCCGCACGTTCTGTCTAGGTAGTGAAAGGGCATGAGTCAGACTCTGAGTAGTGACAGGTTGATGTGCTGCTTCAAGGGCCGCAACCTGCTCCAGAATTTCGCGTTGGCGTGGGGCATGGTCCAGGGGGGACATAGCTAAAGTGTATAGATACACGTCTATGAGGGCAAACGCAAGCGTCTGAGGATACCTGCAGCGTAAGTTTCGGCACTGGTGAAACTGTGAGCGATGCGTTGCAGGTACCATTCTGGCAGCTGGCCGGGCCAGCGGCGTTTTCGTCTCCAGGTATCCATCAGTGCGGTAATAGTTTGCTCATCCGCCTGAAGCTTTCTGGTAGCGAGCAGGAGTGAACCACAGACTTCATTAACCCGTTCCTTTTCAAGCAGATACCAGTATTGATCATCGTTTTGGAGTTCAATGACCAGGCAACCAACCCGTTCACCATCTGGCTTAAGGAGGTTGCCGAAGCGGCTTTCTGTACCTCCCGGATTGTTAATGGTCAATTCCTTATAAGGCAGGTTCAGATGGGGCAACATCTGGCGTAGGCCTCTGAAGTCGTCGTTCTCGATAGGTGCTTCAATCTTTTCCCCTTGAAGCACCGCTTGCCGCGCTGGACTACTTCTGTCCTGGCCTGTCCCAGTAGTGAGGTGGCGTGGAGACGGGATGAAGAAGGGAGAGAAGGAACTGTGCCCTTCCCTATCGCTGTGCTGAAGGGAAATCGGCACCCGGTCACTGAACAGAGCGGGAAGAGCTGGAAGGAGAACAGCGGAGCGGTTGCTCTGAGGTTCAATATTGGAATGCAGGCTGATTTGACTGGCGTTTTTGACCTTTCGCCGTAAAGTTCTAGTCTGGGTTTCCAATTGCATGGACGAATACGCCTCCCCACTTTCCTGAAGAAGCTGGACTTCATTGAAGGGCAAGGAGAGGTCCAGATCGATGATTCGAGTGACCAGGAAGCTGTCTGCGAGGTAGCGGCCCTGGCAGGTGAAACGGCGCAGGCCCCGATATGGGAAAGCAACCTTGGGGTACACAAACAGGCCCTGTGAGGTTTGGCGTTGACCTACAGAGAGTTCATTCGCCAGTTGAAGGGCAGCTTTGCGGGCTACCGGGTCGAGGGTGAGCCAGGCCAGTTGAGGGGTATCGGTGGCTGGAAAGCCTTTGGGGAGGGGATATTTGTAGATGCCATCTTGCAGGACACCACTTTGGCTGATTTCAGAGAGAACCGAGCCAATTTCACCGGAAACGATGCTCTGAAGGACTCGGGAAGATGTGCCGTAGCTCCAGCGGATGAGTTCAAGGGCAGGAACGAGCAGTCGGCGGCTATTGGTTTCAAGGGCAACGTATCCGCTGTGACTGAGCATGTCCCATGCATTACCAGTCAGGGTGTTGGTGGCATTCAGGTCAGGGGATTCGGTGAGTCGCAGGGCCTTGTGACTGTCGAAGTCAGCCAGGAAAGTTTCAGTGATGGTGAGTGGGCGGCGGTTACGTACCAGCTTGCGATTACGGAACATCATGCCAACGTGTAAAGCAGGCAGGTCCCCAAGGCTGAATTCCACGCGCAGAACGCGCTCAAGATCAAAACTCTGAGGGAACCGCCCATAATTGACCTGGGCGGGTGAGCGGCGGGCAGAGTATGGGATAGCCGCCAGAAAGGCGAGTAGGCCTGGTTGACTGTTTCCGGGCCTAGGTTCAAGTGGTCCCAGCCAAATGAGCATCCAGAGACGATTGTCTTCTGGAAGGGCATTCAGCTGCGGCCACTTCTTCATCAGGCCGCCCGCCTGACTTCAGTCTCACCCAATTTGTACGAGTCGCAGTTAGCGTTTTTATTGACATGCGCGGTGCTTTCTCCCTGGGGAGCGCGGGTCAGCTCGTCCACCGTCAGGCGCGGCACCTGCACGGTGAGGTCAATGCGGTCCAGCAGCGGGCCGCTCAGCCGGGCCTGATAGCGGGTGCGCTGCGCGGGCGTGCAGGTGCAGGGCCGCTCCGGGTCGCCCAGGTGCCCGCAGGGGCAAGGATTCATCGCGGCGATCAGCTGAAAGCGGGCCGGGTACTCCACACTGGCCCGCGCACGCGAGATGGTCACCCGGCCGTCTTCCAGCGGCTGGCGCAGGGTTTCCAGGGCCTTGCGGGAAAACTCCGGAAATTCGTCCAGAAACAGCAGCCCCCGGTGCGCCAGGCTCACCTCACCGGGCTTGGGAATACTGCCGCCGCCGATCAGACCGGCGTCGGACACGGTGTGGTGCGGGTGGCGGTAGGGCGCAGCTCCCAGCAGCCCACCCCGCGTGAGCAGCCCCGCCGCCGAATGAATGCGGGTGACCTCCAGCGCCTCGGCGCGGGTGAGCGGCGGCAGCAGCCCGGCGGCGCGGCGGGCCAGCATGGTTTTGCCGCTGCCGGGACTGCCCACCATCAGCAGGTTGTGGCCACCGGCCGCCGCGATTTCCAGAGCCCGCTTGGCAGCCGTCTGGCCCTTGACGTCGGCCAGATCGGGGCCAGCAGGCCAGTCGGCTTCAGGCTGCGGGGGCGCGGTCAGCGGCAGCGGGGTCTGGCCCGTCAGGTGCCGCACCGCGTCCAGCAGGGTGCCGGCTCCGTACACGGGAACCTCAATCAGCGCGGCTTCTTCGGCACTGCCGGCAGGCACCAGCGCGGGCAGGTCCAGCTCGGCGGCCAGCAGGGCCAGGTTCACCGCCCCCGCCACCGGGCGCAGCGATCCGTCCAGGGCCAGCTCACCGGCACAGATGACGCCGCGCAGCGCTTCCAGCGGCACCTGCTCCTGCGCGGCCAGCACGCCCAGAGCAATGGGCAGGTCGTACAGCGGACCTTCCTTGCGGAGGTCGGCAGGAGCCAGATTCACGGTGATACGGGCGGCCGGAAAAGGCAGGCCCGAATTGCGAATGGCCGCCCGTACCCGCTCGCGGGCCTCGCTCACCGCCTGGTCAGGCAGGCCCACCACCATAAAGGACGGCAGGCCCGGCGAAACGTCCACTTCCACCTCTACCGGCACCGCGTCCACCCCGACCAGGGCCGCGCTGCGGACACGGGCTAGCAACGAACACCTCGGCTGTGGGTCATGCGGAGCAGCTTAGAGCATCCAGCCCCGGCGCGGCTGCGCGTCAGGCTCGGTGAGAGGACACCGGTCCGCCTTCCACCGGGGTTTCGACGACGGGGGGCACCGCCAGGTCGGACGCCCGCAGGGGCTGGGTGGGCTGAGGTTGCATGGACTGGGGCTGCATAGGCTGGGGCTGGGCGGGCACAGGTTGTTCCGCCGCGGCCGGGGCCACGCTTCCCGGGGCAGCCGCGTACACCACCTGCTCGGCAGGCTGGGCGGAAGCTGCGGCCGGCATGGGCGCGGCCGGCACCGGCTGAGGCTGGACAGGCTGACTGTGTATGGGCTGGCCCTGCACGGACTGACTGTGTACAGGCTGGCTCTGTGCGGACGGAGACGCAGCCGGGGCATCTTTCATGCTCAGTTCCAGCTCGTCTTTGAGGCCCTGGGTACCGCGCTTGAATTCACGGATGCCCTTGCCCAGGCTCTTGCCCAGCTCGGGCAGGCGGCTGGGGCCGAATAGGACCAGCGCCACCAGCAGAATGACCAGAATTTCCATCGGACCGAGGTTCATATGTCCGAGTCTAGTCCCTGAATGTCCAAGTTCTGTGAAGTGCGTCTCCCCCGCCGCTACACTGCGGCCATGACCCCGAACCCTAGGCAAGTGGCCGCTGGGCACCTGGACGCTGGGCAACTGGACGCCGCCGTGGTGGGCGCCGGCCCCAACGGACTGAGCGCCGCCATCACCCTGGCCCGCGCTGGGCTGCGGGTACGGGTGCTGGAAGCCCACAGCCAGCCTGGCGGCGGCCTGAGCAGCAGCAACTGGCAGGGCTTTACCTTTGACACCGGCAGCGCTATTCATCCGCTGGGCTACGCTTCGCCCGCCTGGCAGGAGTGGCCGCTGCACGCCTTCGGGCTGGACTGGGTGCGCTCGCCGGCCCCCTACGCGCACCTGTGGTGGGACGGCCGGGCGCTGGCGTTGCCGCAGAAGCTGGACGCGGCGGCGCAGGTGCTGGGGCCGGACGGCGGGCGCTGGCGCGGGCTGTTCGGGCCGCTGGTCACGGCCCAAGCAGAACTGCTGGAAGACACGCTGCGCCCCCTTCTGCGCCTGCCACGCCACCCGCTCACCCTGGCCCGCTTCGGGGTGCCGGCGCTGGCGCCCGCACCACTGACCGCCGAGCTGCTGTTCCAGACGCCCGAAGCCCGCGCATTGTGGGCGGGCCTGGCCGCGCACGTGAATCTGCCGATGACCACACCCGGCGTGGGCGCGGCGGCGCTGATGCTGGGCACCGCCGCACACGCCGGGGGCTGGCCTTTTCCACGCGGCGGCGCGCAGGCCCTGACCGGCGCTCTGGCCGAGTACTTCCGCTGGCTGGGCGGCGAGATTCAGCTGAATACGCCGGTACGCACGCGGGCCGACCTGCCAGCGGCGCGGGTAGTGTTGGTGGACTCAAGTCCGGCCGTGGCACGCCGGCTGCTGCGCCGCTCCACCCCTGCCTACGACGCCTGGTTGGCCCGCTTCCGCTACGGTCTGGGCGCAGTCAAGCTGGATTACGCCCTCAGTGGGCCGGTGCCCTGGCTGGACCCGGCGGCGGCGCAG is a genomic window of Deinococcus proteolyticus MRP containing:
- a CDS encoding DEAD/DEAH box helicase; the protein is MIELFQFQQAAADTMAQRFHSFIHDPERPRQKGYGALPFYQTLQALTGAGKTPILAEAVAQMRQSQAIEPIVLWVSKAKVVVDQTFVNFTDGGKYHHLLESFYVSPLSNCDPKLIDDDSTALLLLGTVATFNSKERGERLIFGAQVDRGGPSLWERLIERKTAQGYRRPLLIIYDEGHNLSDQQANLLMELKPDAIVLASATPKLPGKMGEIVELLTRNGYSNEDFRTVVDSKAVLDAQLVKREIHLGGYATAEELAIAAMIEDHAALQAKAEELYLNFSPKCIYVCKTNIKGDELKPFTSREAPPIRIWRYLVNECEIDPRKIAVYCNLDVNRAHPLPDEFILFRGGENDYADFIEGDYEHIIFNLSLQEGWDDPECYFAYIDKSMGSETQIEQIIGRVLRQPGSKHYPDPRLNACGFYIHVDEAGVFMDMLKQVRLKLTNEMPSIEIKATGGDRRTLQLQEAREEVVLPTVMLDMQPAADFVMQAIDDVRIYDRDNEASGRVARVTQEVGEASEIERVIWTEQGNAMAVPVRWLFTRFVNRQYPDALAVCDLSDAKFAARVQIGSRAAKQIEQDAQNVVEVFLEHVRISTLPGLHSEIPMVYTDTTNANTFIHSIHPSYSGLNEMELQCAQALDNLGWPWCRNPENGGYALPLLEPGTSRRFFPDFIVWTEDAIWLIDPKGDHLIKQDAGKKIMALESAVSEKPIHVCLITLGEWDKTFNKRNNTGVTAWRLRAGLIGPERFPDFATLLESLVGLKSNVLQPEA
- a CDS encoding site-specific DNA-methyltransferase, which encodes MTGPSTPQEQPSPDLIGVSTAPLLAPTNQLNLDLPESGIRLEYPGRLSVRRILGKLQPRSQKILKEFSAGSKQAKLENLLIEGDNLQVMASLYRYRGQVDLIIADPPYNTGNDFRYNDRWNDDPNDPDPGQLVTSDDGARHTKWMRFMAPRLEMMKAMLRPGGVCAVCIDERELFRLGMLMDDTFGESNRLAIINWQKSYSAKNDSAHVSTATEYVLVYARVREKAKTGLLERTESMNARYRSVDGDPHVWRSGDLGAKPHAKPEDYGIQSPFTGVIHYPAGNGRWRRKKSEIKKALEAYGSQYVEIADPNSTLPSLVLKGTSLLNGKLETPPEIVAKAAKRAHHFRETEIWPEVIFLSDGLGRPSLKRYLKDVKQGKVPLTFWADEEYEEPLTLGSQSWVHAESGHSQAGITELAEIIGSRHGFETVKPLKLITKIIQLWCPSNGLVLDPFAGSGTTGHAVLKMNHDTGSSRKFILIEQSRPERGDPYARTLTAERLKRVISGKWAKGKQPPLAGGFTFKTSCKQIDHDAVLAMQREEMVDLILMSHWDNKNRKGPMLETLTHKGYKYLVAKDISNNGYFLVWDGPHAKTPLSVSIMTDIIKEAADEGLKQPYHVYARTSHLMAKNIIFYQIPDEILRRIGFHEDISDEVQE
- a CDS encoding YifB family Mg chelatase-like AAA ATPase, yielding MLARVRSAALVGVDAVPVEVEVDVSPGLPSFMVVGLPDQAVSEARERVRAAIRNSGLPFPAARITVNLAPADLRKEGPLYDLPIALGVLAAQEQVPLEALRGVICAGELALDGSLRPVAGAVNLALLAAELDLPALVPAGSAEEAALIEVPVYGAGTLLDAVRHLTGQTPLPLTAPPQPEADWPAGPDLADVKGQTAAKRALEIAAAGGHNLLMVGSPGSGKTMLARRAAGLLPPLTRAEALEVTRIHSAAGLLTRGGLLGAAPYRHPHHTVSDAGLIGGGSIPKPGEVSLAHRGLLFLDEFPEFSRKALETLRQPLEDGRVTISRARASVEYPARFQLIAAMNPCPCGHLGDPERPCTCTPAQRTRYQARLSGPLLDRIDLTVQVPRLTVDELTRAPQGESTAHVNKNANCDSYKLGETEVRRAA
- a CDS encoding phytoene desaturase family protein, encoding MTPNPRQVAAGHLDAGQLDAAVVGAGPNGLSAAITLARAGLRVRVLEAHSQPGGGLSSSNWQGFTFDTGSAIHPLGYASPAWQEWPLHAFGLDWVRSPAPYAHLWWDGRALALPQKLDAAAQVLGPDGGRWRGLFGPLVTAQAELLEDTLRPLLRLPRHPLTLARFGVPALAPAPLTAELLFQTPEARALWAGLAAHVNLPMTTPGVGAAALMLGTAAHAGGWPFPRGGAQALTGALAEYFRWLGGEIQLNTPVRTRADLPAARVVLVDSSPAVARRLLRRSTPAYDAWLARFRYGLGAVKLDYALSGPVPWLDPAAAQAATLHIGGGLREIEQAERGAAQGRLAQRPYLLAAQHTLFDPGRAPQGGHTFWVYAHAPAGTGPEYADTIEAALEQLAPGFRARVLHRRVTTPAELEAFSPVFGGGDVNGGRFDLPGLLARPVPTPTPYRTPDPQVYLCSSATPPGGGVHGMCGYHAAQAVLHDLFA
- a CDS encoding TniQ family protein; protein product: MKRTMSRMAMTVERLPGHPQPKPGESLSSWLIRTAYANAERLSYITTYLTGDANFWVHDRDRLLSPELSSRLEAGTGIASERLQELVLSQYAGTLFERLEPQGSVRWLLPLAKRGYRASRSGSLYCPLCLTEDIHPHLRLSWRMSFVVVCSSHGTALLDACPQCHHPFAPHLNDLGAGRNGYLELELPFAWCPQCGERLTDVTPEVGCPAVVDLERRMLRGLRTGVLEWDGLSEVHAQEGFDVLHQLLSVLMLPEVREALKDLPDAPEYPQRRNRSFEDFSLAGRRALMERLAYLVQEWPWRFSGVVREAGLTRRPLVANMPQIPSWYDVVAEQFSQANGRRAYKVTPLVPHLSLAEIAACRDAAPTEIERRRWTVIWHYMQQPQKLLVARKLGLSWQFVHNTVTKYNAVGPESLMDVRRGRELRRKRLLNAEQERDLRALIDSSPERLSNEQLADWFEAQIGKRPDATTLWIYRRGVSHSRLGRRAKRGRNSRK
- a CDS encoding helix-turn-helix domain-containing protein codes for the protein MDNWEDVLTAQEAGHLLGISTERVLQYARGGRLSHVRKGKQYLFSRQDVEQFKTTMQPRGRPARRDNKSCDNTRIRLE
- a CDS encoding LexA family protein: MSPLDHAPRQREILEQVAALEAAHQPVTTQSLTHALSLPRQNVRQYLLALRDKGLIHYEASDRQRALITLTEEGRKLTEHSYPVLGTVAAGHPILAEGEIQRYVTRLEDVLDLKPGDFLLPVSGDSMIGAGIFDGDLVAIRPSQAEPLRGEIVLVLLPDVSTATLKRWNRLNGVVSLHSENPAYAPIVVPATSVEIQGCLVGHVGTGRARKSLPMPRVTNG
- the tatA gene encoding twin-arginine translocase TatA/TatE family subunit — its product is MNLGPMEILVILLVALVLFGPSRLPELGKSLGKGIREFKRGTQGLKDELELSMKDAPAASPSAQSQPVHSQSVQGQPIHSQPVQPQPVPAAPMPAAASAQPAEQVVYAAAPGSVAPAAAEQPVPAQPQPMQPQSMQPQPTQPLRASDLAVPPVVETPVEGGPVSSHRA